The following nucleotide sequence is from Aspergillus nidulans FGSC A4 chromosome I.
AGACGCTCAAGGTGCTAAAATAAAAGGGAGACAtgaaataaaaataaaatgacAAGGACGAGATTCGAACTCGCGAGGTTTCCCACTGCGGATTTTATAGGTAATAATACCTAAACACAGCGCCTTAACCACTCGGCCACCTTGCCTTTATTATGTTATATGCTCATTAGTATTAGTACATATTAAAATAAGTAAAGTAAACTGCGGATTACTCCTAGCACGTGGCGTCCTTCCAGGAGTATACGACGACGTCAACAACCTTCAACAGTCTATCCATCTTACTGAAGCCCTCAGCTGGTCTGCGAGGCCTTCCACACAGAAGTACAGTAGCAGTCATGGCTTCCTACAACCATATATCCCAAGAGCCCGACTCCAACACTTTATCCGACTCCCGTCCTTCCAACAGTAGTCAATCGTTACGAATACACCTTGATTACCTCCGCATTTACTACCTCGCAGCCGTCGTCTGTGCCGGCGGTCTGCTCTTTGGCTATGACTCTGGTGTAATTGGTTTAgtctctcttttctcagCTCTACCATGTTTAATGCGGTCCGTTAATAAGCCCGTTAGGAGGCGTCCTCACGTTCCCTTCCTTCGCAGACTTCTTCtaccccagcgccagcaccaaCCAAAGTGAGACAGATATCAGCGCACTCGCCGTAGCCACCCAGCAAGCTGGCGCACTCCTAGGCTGTCTGGTCATTTGGCCGGTGACAAACTCTGTCGGCCGCCGAAAAGCACTAGCCCTCTGCTCCCTCACCTTCTGCATCGGCGTGCTTTTCGAAATCCTCACCCTCCATTCCCTTGCGCTCTTCTACACCGGCCGTATCATCGCCGGCCTCGGCGTCGGCGGTTCCACGACCGTCGCGCCAATATACCTCGCCGAGATGagtcctcctcatctccgcGGCAGACTGGGCAGTGGGTACCAGTTTACCTTTACAATCGGTATCTTCGCGAGCTACTGGATAGATTATGCGTTTCGGCTGCTGGTGGATGACGCGAACTCGGCGCAGTGGCGGGTTCCACTTGCCCTGCAGCTTGTTCCTGGTGTTCTGATGGGTGCAGGCGTACTGAGTCTCCCGGAGAGCGTGCGGTGGCTCCTTGGTCGAGGAGAAACACATACGCATGAGGCATGGAACAGTCTTGTTTGGGTTCGAGGCAGTGATCAAGGAGGCCGCGTGGGTGACGAATTCGCCGACATGAAACGCGCTGTGCACCGCGATACAGAAGAATCAGCCGACTTTCACCCGcgcgagcttctcctccgtCCGAACCGCCATcgcatcttcctcgctgtGTCCCTGTTTATCGCGCAGCAGGCCACAGGCGCAACGGCAATGGCGTACTTTGGACCTCAGTTTTTCAGCATTTTAGTTAACCCAAACCCTCAGCCCTCCgaagcagcatcagcatcatccaATTCCTTAACTCTCCTCTTAACAGGAATCTTTGGCGCCCTTAAGGTCCTCAGCTGCCTATCATTTATCCTTTTTATTGCAGACCGCTTCGGCCGCCGACCACTTCTCATATTTGGGGCTCTGGGAATGGCATTCTGCATGATTGCAACTTCTGTTCTTGTACATTCAATGCCTATTCAGGACCAAAATCCCTCATCCA
It contains:
- a CDS encoding sugar porter family MFS transporter (transcript_id=CADANIAT00007646); the protein is MASYNHISQEPDSNTLSDSRPSNSSQSLRIHLDYLRIYYLAAVVCAGGLLFGYDSGGVLTFPSFADFFYPSASTNQSETDISALAVATQQAGALLGCLVIWPVTNSVGRRKALALCSLTFCIGVLFEILTLHSLALFYTGRIIAGLGVGGSTTVAPIYLAEMSPPHLRGRLGSGYQFTFTIGIFASYWIDYAFRLLVDDANSAQWRVPLALQLVPGVLMGAGVLSLPESVRWLLGRGETHTHEAWNSLVWVRGSDQGGRVGDEFADMKRAVHRDTEESADFHPRELLLRPNRHRIFLAVSLFIAQQATGATAMAYFGPQFFSILVNPNPQPSEAASASSNSLTLLLTGIFGALKVLSCLSFILFIADRFGRRPLLIFGALGMAFCMIATSVLVHSMPIQDQNPSSTISAKSLTTILLIYLFIVIYNTSWGPLPWPLVAELFPTRTRSSGVALAVASQWASNLVWSFATPFILRDVGANTFLLFGGVCVGAAGFVRLCVPETRGLSLEEVQGLFEEVGGGVEVAHRDGGRDDGAEWERLVGGSEGGGTDYHGEGSLGVNDEDGK